CCACCTCGGCCGTCTTCTTCGCCTCGTCCGAAAAACGAAGCGCGGACGCCCCCCCGGCCGCAGCGGCCTCGCCCACGGGAGCCGCGAAGGCTTCGATGACTTCATTGAGACGGTGGGACCGCTCGGCCTTCTTGGCCTCCAGGTGGTTCCAGAACGCGAAGGCGCCCGCCGCCGAGGCGACCAGGACCGCCAGCCCGGCCAGATAGATCCTCCAATGGGTCTCCATGCTCCGGATGGAGGCAACGAACGCCTCGGAAAGGAGGCTTCGGAACTGGTCCTGGCGCATTTCCTGCTTGCTGAGTCTCCTGCTGGCCATTCGGTCCCCTTTCTCTCTTCCGCGCGTGGGTGGTGTGCCTGGCGGGAGTTGAACCCACGACCCCCTGCTTAGGAGGCAGGTGCTCTATCCAACTGAGCTACAGGCACACGGTCCGGCCTACGTCCAGCCGAACTCGGATTCTATCGTGAATGAAGAGGCCCTTTCAAGGGAACCGGAAGGGGGCAGGGCGGCCACCCTCTCTACGCGGGAATGAGGGGGGCCCTCCCCCAGGACGCGCTCCAGAGCGGCGAGAGCGGCGGAAGTCCCCCTGGCCTGAACCTCCACCGATCCGTCGGCCAGATTCCGGGCCCATCCCCTCACGCCCAGGATCTGCGCGTGGCGGGCCACGAAGTATCGAAACCCGACGCCCTGGACCTTCCCCGTGATCCGCCAGGCCGCCCTGGCATCCTCGGCACCCATGGAGACCATTCTCCACCCGGCCAGGGTGCAAGGAAAGGGATCTCTCGGGAGGGCCCGCGAAGAGGCCCCTGGATGGACCGCTTTTCGCCCGCGCGGCCGTGCTATACTCTTTCGGGAGGAACCCGTGCGCAAGGCCGTCGCCCTCGTCGCCCTCCTTCTTCTCGCGCTGGCCTTTTCCTGCGGCCGGAAGGGGGACCCCTATCCCCGACGAAGCCTCCACTCCCCGGGGCAGCCTGCGGGGCCTCAGAACCCGGACCATGATTGAGCAGATCGAGTTCTTCAAGATGTCCGGCGCCGGGAACGACTTTATCCTGGGCGACAACCGGCAGGGCGCCTGGAGCGGATTTCCACTCGACCGCCTCTCCCGCGGACTTTGCCGGAGGGGCACGTCGGTAGGCGCCGACGGGCTCATCCTCCTGGAGGGCTCGAGCAAGGCTCATTTCCGCATCCGGATTTTCAACCGGGACGGATCCCTGGCGGACATGTGCGGGAACGGAGCGCGGTGCGCCGCCCGCTTCGCCTTCCTCAAGGTGATCGCGGGACGGCAAATGAACATCGAAGCCCCGGCGGGGGTGTTCTCGGCCCGCGTCCTGCCCGATTCGCGAGTGGAGGTGGAGGTCCCCGGGGCCACGGAGGAACCGGCCCCCATCCCGGTGGAGGTTCAGGGAAGGACCTTGACGGGGCTCCTGGCCCGAACGGGCGTGCCTCACCTCGTGGTCTTCGTCCGGGACGTCGAAACGGTGCCGGTGGCCGCCCTCGGCGCCGCCTTGCGCTCCGCCCCGGAGCTCGGTCCGGAGGGAGCCAACGTGGACTTCGTCTCCACAACGAAGGGGGAGCCCTTCCCGATGCGCACCTTCGAACGGGGCGTCGAGGCCGAGACCCTGGCTTGCGGGACCGGAGCTACGGCCGTGGCGTGGGTTCTCCACCGTAGGGGCTTGACCGGCCCAAGAGTCCGGCTGGGCGTCCGGTCCGGCCAGGAGCTGTCGGTCGAGATCTCCGGCACACCCCCGACCTTCCGCCTCACCGGGGAGGCCCGCGTCGTCTTCCGGGGGATTCTGCTCCAAGAGTCCATCGAGGAGGCCTTGACATGCGGGTAGGAAGGGTTCTTCTCAACGGGCGGAAGGTACCCGTCAGGGTTTTGGAGGATCATGCCTGGATCACCCCGGAAGGGGTCCGCGTCCCACCTGGCGAAGCCGTCCTGCTGCCTCCCTCCACACCTTCGAAGATCGTCTGCGTGGGCCGGAACTACGTGGAGCACGCCCGGGAACTCGGGAACCCGATGCCGGACCGCCCCCTCCTCTTCCTCAAGGCACCCTCCTCCGTCCTCGCCCCGGGAGGGACCATCCTCCTTCCCGAGGATTCGGAACAGGTGGAGTACGAAGGGGAGATCGCTCTGGTGGTGGGAAGGACGTGCCACAGGATTCCCGACGGCCATGACCCCCTCATCTACCTCGCCGGGGTGACCCCCCTCAACGACGTGACGGCCAGGGACCTCCAGCGCCTGGACGTCCAATTCACGAGGGCAAAGTCCTTCGACACCTTCTGCCCCTTCGGACCCTGGATGGAGACGGAGCCGGACTGGGAAAACCTGATGGTGACCACGGAGCTGAACGGACGTCCCGTCCAGCAAGGACGGGCGGCCGACATGGCGTTCCCCATCCCCGATCTGGTCCGGTACATCTCGCGGGCCATGACGCTCTTGCCCGGAGACCTCATCGCCACCGGGACCCCTTCGGGCGTGGGCCGCCTGTCGCCGGGAGACCGGGTGACCGTGGAAGTTGCGGGCATCCGCCTGGAGAATTCCGTGGCCCACTGGCCGGCGTCTTGAGACGGGAGGGCGAAGTGGAGGACCTTCCGCGAAGACTGGATCCGCTTCTGGAGAGATTCCTGGCCGGGATCCCCCAGGCCATCCTCGCTCTCGATCCCGACAGCCGTGTTCTTTTCGCCAACACCAGCGCCGGTCGGATCCTCGGTTCTCCCCCGGAGGACCTCGCCGGCGTCCCCCTGGAGAAGGTCTGGCCGGGGTTGCTGCGCGCCCTCCGGGAGCGCCTTCCCGGCACGCTCCCGGGCGTGGACGGCGTGCCGGTGGAGCGGAGCGTCTCGGGTCAGCTCCGGACGTTCCTGGCCCTGGAGGATCCCCTGCCCGACGACGGCGGAGGGTCGGCCGGACGGGTCATCTGGCTCCTGGCCCCCTCCGCTTCGGAAGCGCTCGTACGGGAGAACCTGCGCCTCAGGGACCAGTTCCGGACTCTCACGGACCAGTCCACGGACGTCATTTTCGTGCTCTCCCGCGACTTGAAGGTGGAATACGTCAACCCCGCCCTGCGGGTGGTCCTCGGCGTGGACCCGGAGGAGGTGGTCGGGCGACCCCTCGACCTCCAGGCCTTCCTGCCGCCCGACGAAATCCGCCGCCTGCGCCTGGTGGGAACCCACCGGATCCTCCGCGAGGGAATCCGGAACAAGCTGGTCAGGGTCCTTTCGAAGTCCGGGAACGCCTTCTGGGGCCTTCTCACCGTGGCTCCCTCCCAACCCTCGCGCCGTTCCACGTCGTTCCTGGGGATCCTCCGGGACGTGTCCGAGTTCTACCGGACCCGGGAACAGCTCGTCCGCCACCACACCCAGCTGAAGAAGACCGTGGCCCAACTCGAGGAGGCCAACCGCCTGCAGGAGCAGTTCGTGGCGAATGTGACCCACGAACTGCGGACCCCCCTCACCACGATCCTCATCTCGGCCGAATCCCTCCAACGCGGCGGCGGGTCTCTCACCCCCGTCCAGGCGCGTCACCTGGAGATCCTTCTCCGGAACGCCCGCCAGCTCCTCGACATCATCGGGGACATGCTGGACCTGGCCAAGCTGAAGCGCGCGGCCTTTACGGTCCAGGAGCGACCCGTGGAAATGGGGGCCTTTTTCACGTCCCTTCTCGACGAGTCGGAACCGCTCTTCACGCAGAAGGGGCTCCGTCTGGAGAGGGTGCTGTCCGAAGACCTGCCCCCCGTCGCCTGGACCGACCCCGAGCTGCTGAGCAGGATCCTCCGGAACCTCCTGAGCAACGCCGCCAAGTTCACGAGGGAAGGAGGGGCCACCTTCACCGCGGAGGCCTCCGACGGTCGTCTCCGAGTGGAGGTTTCCGACACGGGCCGGGGCATCCCGCCCGAGGA
This Acidobacteriota bacterium DNA region includes the following protein-coding sequences:
- a CDS encoding acylphosphatase, producing MGAEDARAAWRITGKVQGVGFRYFVARHAQILGVRGWARNLADGSVEVQARGTSAALAALERVLGEGPPHSRVERVAALPPSGSLERASSFTIESEFGWT
- the dapF gene encoding diaminopimelate epimerase, producing MIEQIEFFKMSGAGNDFILGDNRQGAWSGFPLDRLSRGLCRRGTSVGADGLILLEGSSKAHFRIRIFNRDGSLADMCGNGARCAARFAFLKVIAGRQMNIEAPAGVFSARVLPDSRVEVEVPGATEEPAPIPVEVQGRTLTGLLARTGVPHLVVFVRDVETVPVAALGAALRSAPELGPEGANVDFVSTTKGEPFPMRTFERGVEAETLACGTGATAVAWVLHRRGLTGPRVRLGVRSGQELSVEISGTPPTFRLTGEARVVFRGILLQESIEEALTCG
- a CDS encoding fumarylacetoacetate hydrolase family protein, giving the protein MRVGRVLLNGRKVPVRVLEDHAWITPEGVRVPPGEAVLLPPSTPSKIVCVGRNYVEHARELGNPMPDRPLLFLKAPSSVLAPGGTILLPEDSEQVEYEGEIALVVGRTCHRIPDGHDPLIYLAGVTPLNDVTARDLQRLDVQFTRAKSFDTFCPFGPWMETEPDWENLMVTTELNGRPVQQGRAADMAFPIPDLVRYISRAMTLLPGDLIATGTPSGVGRLSPGDRVTVEVAGIRLENSVAHWPAS
- a CDS encoding PAS domain-containing sensor histidine kinase, whose translation is MEDLPRRLDPLLERFLAGIPQAILALDPDSRVLFANTSAGRILGSPPEDLAGVPLEKVWPGLLRALRERLPGTLPGVDGVPVERSVSGQLRTFLALEDPLPDDGGGSAGRVIWLLAPSASEALVRENLRLRDQFRTLTDQSTDVIFVLSRDLKVEYVNPALRVVLGVDPEEVVGRPLDLQAFLPPDEIRRLRLVGTHRILREGIRNKLVRVLSKSGNAFWGLLTVAPSQPSRRSTSFLGILRDVSEFYRTREQLVRHHTQLKKTVAQLEEANRLQEQFVANVTHELRTPLTTILISAESLQRGGGSLTPVQARHLEILLRNARQLLDIIGDMLDLAKLKRAAFTVQERPVEMGAFFTSLLDESEPLFTQKGLRLERVLSEDLPPVAWTDPELLSRILRNLLSNAAKFTREGGATFTAEASDGRLRVEVSDTGRGIPPEETGRIFEEFRQVDGSDSRRHAGTGLGLSIADRCARLLDGAITVESKVGMGSRFTVVLPLREVPPPPVAPGSDEQDE